The DNA sequence TCAAGGGGTTTTTAGGGAAATTGACTGGGAAGATATATGACAACTGCTATTGTCAagctgaataaaaatattttggccaGGAATAGGTCACAAGTTTAAGACCAACCTTAAGGCTGGCAAAgactaacaacttgggttcaattgcccagaacccaagtgaagacagatgcacaaagtggtgcatgccacattttttttttttaaggaggtcctggcatgcccatgctcgtCCTCTCTTCcctcagataaatattttaaaaaagaaaaagaaaaacatatctgCTGTTGTTGGTTTTGGCTTTCAGCTTGTGGTTAGGTCATGGTTCACTGTGTACAAACTTGTTTTGACAGTGGCCAGGTGGTACAGTTGAGGTTTTTGAAGAAACCatataaaaagaaaccaaatcCTGTTTAGGAGCCAGGGACTGAAATTACTGATGTTATTACCCTAAGGAATGAAAACCAACTCCAACACTGAAGGCTCATCTTGTTTCTCATATGTGAAGCCTGGCACTTCAGGCTTAGAGTTCTGAGCAAGAGCAATTCCTTGGCTATACCAGCAGGTTGCTCTGTCTCCATGCCCTAGTATCGTGTTCATCAGGAAACAGAAGTGCCAACTCTGGCGAGCTCTCAACACTGAAATCCTAAAATGCTTTGTTTTCAGAGCATTAGGGACTGAATATGAGCTTTCAAAACTCATTTCTCACAACCCATCCACATCTTGCTTCCCGATAAGCTGCCTTGCTTCTTGTCCTACAAAGCAGACTCAAACTCCCCAGCACCTTCAGAAGTCAGAATTTCTTAATTATGTTGCTGTACCCATCACGTCAATAGATTAATTGCCTGGGCTTACAGGAAATCCTGTACCAGGTGGAGTTTCCTGTGTCAACACTGGGGAAATTTCCTTCAGTTTGATTTCTTAGGTTTAGGTAACTTTGACCTTTCTCTAGTCATTTTCTTCTGGGAGGCCCAAATCTCTCATCCCCAGGGCCTCTCCAAGATGATCCCACTCCATTCTGGCTCGCACTCTTTTCCTTGGTTAAGAACCCACTGGCTGGGCCCAGGGGAGGGCTCAAGGGCCTCGCGTTCACCTGGCAAGCATCGTGGAGGTCTTGGTCACCTCCACTTCGCGTGTCTCCAGCACAAAGCATGTTGTTTGTGACGGTTTTATTGGACAGATGTTGTGACGTGCAGCGGCTGGATGGATACAGTCTAACGTGGGCCTCCTTTAGCCGttcagaaaagaaaggagaagctgAAAGAGAAGGAACAAATGTCTTCGGGTTTTAGGGAAAGTTAGCTGTAAATCTTTCAGAAAGACAAGGCCAACGTTTTCACTAACAGCACCGATCAAACATTCCCACCCGTTGGGTTGACTCCTGTGGCACTGCTCTCGTCTTTTATTCCGACCTACAGAATTGGCAGCTTTCTAGGGTGAGTAAGGCTTTTTCCAGCAGCAGCAACACTGATATTTTTGGCCAGGGGTCATCTGTCGTGGGGAATGTTCAGCACACCACAGGTGTTTAGCATAGGCCCTGCCTTGCCTTACTGAATGCCAGGACCCACCTTCCCCCCAAGATACAACATTCCCAAGAATGTCTCCAGATACTGCCTAATGTTTCCTGGGTGGAAAATCACCCCAGGTAAGAACACCCATTTAATTAAGGATCTCATTTATTCTTTAGTTCTATATTTGGCAGTGAGAAAACAGGCTTGAGTAGCTTAAAATCAAAAGACCCACACCTACACGGGGCCTGTAATCTTGGGGAGCTGGGCAGGATTGcaagtctcaggtcagcctggacatcACCATGAGACCCCTttgtgaaatgaaatgaaatgaatgccgggcatggtggcgcacacctttaatcccagcactcaggaggcagaggtaggcccaccatggtgagttcaagggcagcctgagactacatagtgagttccaggccagcttgggctatagcaagaccgtATGTtgggaaacaaaagaaagagagagaaagaaaggaagaaagaaggaaggaaagaaagagaaagaaaatggagtaaATCCATGTTTGAGGTTATAGTTTGGATCTTGAATGCCCCTCAAAGGCCCATACATTGGAGGCTTGGTCCCAGCCCTGTGGTATTTTGGAAGATGGTAGGAGTCGGGACTTAATGGCAGGCAATTGGGTCTTTGGAGGGGATCTGGGAGCCTggtctccctttcctctccctttgTTTCTCGGCTACCATGAGGAGAGCAGCCTCCTCTGCTGTGAAGGCCTCACACCCCGCCAGAGACCATGCACCCGCTACCCGCCCACTGGAACCCCCGAGGCCAAAATCTACCGCTCCTACTCGTAAGTTATTTCATGTTTGTTAACATGATCCGAGAGCTAGGTAACATATCTAGATTTGAGCTCAGCCCGAACAATGCCAGTGTCCAAGAACACACACCCTTCCCCCCTGTCTTCACCTGGCCTCTAAGGCTCGTCAGAGCCCTCACCTCGGCACAGGGAGCCTGTGAGGCAGGTGAGGAGACAATGGCTTCTCCCCACAGGCAGGCGCAGGGGTGTGCAGGAAACCTGTCTACCTTTTTCACAGTGTTGCGCTGGCTGGAACTGGATCCAGAACCCCTGACCGCATCAACTCCATCTGCTCCGCCACCACATCCGCCTGCTGTCCTGTgacaggcaggaggcagacagacTCCTTCCACTTACCCGCCTCGTGCTTGCCGTAGCCGGACAGCTGACACTCGGTCCAGTCGGGCAGCTGCAGGCTGGCATCGGGGAGGCAGGCAGGGCGGATGGAGCTGCTCTCCGGGGCGCACTGCGCGGAATCCGACTTAAGCTGAAGCAGAGCTGGGCGGGAGACAGGAAGAGGAGCCCagggtgaagaaaaaaaaaacccttcctcaTTTTTGGGGGGAGCAGTAGGGAGGTGCCAGGGTGAGGAGGAGAAGGGTTGTTTTGTGATCCGGGGTATGAACTAGAGCAGAGAATAATGGCATTTTACCAATGTCATTGTTGTAAGTGTCATCATCGAATTCCTTATGGACGATGTATCTTTCAACTTCAAACTTCTGTTCTTCTTCTCCAGGGACCACCCGGTATGTTCTCCCCAAGACCACTTTAAGGTGCTGGTTAGGAAACCTAGTGGAGAAACAGGGGTaggatgtttgtttatttgtttttaatttcgttttatttattttccgtGAGAATGACTCCTTCAAGAGCAGGAAGCCTGCGTGGTTCAAGCGGGTACCTCTCCAGGAAGCAGTGAGCTGCGGACAGGACCCAGCAGGAACTGATCAGCACCCCTCCACACAGGAACCTGTCGCCAGGAGACCTCCTGTTCTTGACGAAGATGGCAGCCTGCCAGGGGTGCGAGGTGATGTCTGTGAAGAGTCCTCCCTTAATGCGAAACTGGGGCTGTTTGTACTGCCTCAGGCCACAGGTGGCTGAAGAGGGAAGAGCAGAGAAGGAACATTCCACCCGCACCGTGGGGGTGAGGCCTGGAGCATCCACCATGGCTTATTCCATTGGAATCCCGAGTTTCTGTAGGCTGTTGGCCTTCAACATTTTGCTAAGCTGTTTCCATGGCAACAAAactatagttttaatttgctCAGTACATTGACTAGCATGCCGAATATTGTATgtgtatctttttctttcctccttccttcctcccttcctccctccctccctccttccctccctcccttcctcccttcctttctttctctttctccctcttttttttttttttttttgtttgagatagggtttcactctagcccaggctgacctacaattcactatgtagttgaaaggcccaagaattcagaagctcagaaatactatcacgctccaaagggagcttaagcgggccacctgcatacctcaaactccaggttttactctctgtcagaagcaagtaaagaatccctcttctcattgtatcagagcccactcctaatataaaactaggtaaaagggcatgagatagccctcaaggatgggaaatgagtaatgaagtgaaccacttatttggtttctgtaaatagcctacaccataagccttaatagcccacactgtaagccttagtagcctacactgtaagccttagtaactcgcaccataggctgtagcagcctgcctcagaccaccaaggtcataggaggctgataccatactctgttacccccacctaaggaattgcacaagtgctgacctccaaggtcacaggagactgataccacactctgctactcccacccaaggacctgcgcaaacgctgaccaccaaggtcataaactaattggcttagaaactatggggtggcaccaactgactggctaacaccctgcggggctcctaatattagaaaatgattggtctaaggcacaggctttgttagaaaccctataaaaactgtcctgttcctgcattcagggctctgcagtcctctacccctgtgcggtgtacgactgtgggccccagcgtgcttggaataaaatcctcttgcagtttgcatcaagaccgcttctcgtgagtgagtgatttggggtgtcgccttatccaggcagagcgtggggaccccctgtgggggttttttcctacatagtctcagtctggcctcaagctcacagtgatcctcctgatcctcctacctctgcctcccgagtgctgggattaaaggtgtgcgccatcactcctggtttgtgtgtatatattttatctttccCAATATTGAACTGCAGGAGGGCACAAGATTTTCCTCCAGATTACAAGGTCATCTGGATTAGAACCCAAGTCTGTTTCACTCCTAAACTGGGGGTCTCATTTTTTCCTGTAGCCATTTCCTGGCTTAAGATAAAATAGCACAtggagaaagccaaaggacctaggttcgactccccaggacccatgtaagccagatgcacaagggggtacatgcatctggagtttgtttaaagtggctggaagccctgttacgtccattctctctctctctctctctccctgcctatttctgtatttctttcaaataaataaataaatattttttttaaaaaagatagcacATTACAAACTTCCTGCTGAGAACTTGTTTCTTTTCTGACTACTCAGCTTTAAGAATCCCTCAAGGCCAGGCTCCTATCACCCCACGCGGCTCTCGCTGCCATCCCCACCCGCGAGGGCCCAGCTCAGCTCCCACAGGACGCATCAGGACCGCCTTCGGGTAGGAGTTTAGTGTCGTTTCTGCCTTACGGACATTCTGGCTCATCTGTGTGTTCACAGGCAGTGAGTACTAGTCTATTTTCACGTAATCTCCAAACTCAACTTTCACTTTGGGAACATGTGtcaacctcctctctctctcaccctgtgTCACTAATGCAGTTCCCCGATGGAAATGGGTTCTGTGGGAAAGCAGAAGAGTCTTCAGAAGTACCAGCTACAAAAGACACAGGGACCAGCCCCAAACTCACGCTCAGAGCGCATGCACCTTGGGGGGGCTACATGGTTTCTGAGAGAATTTCTGACAGGAAGTCTTGTCTTCCTGCCTATCCCAGGCTATTGGAAAAGTGAAGTGAAAATGCTTTTTGTCTAAGGAACCACATGTAaggcctcttcctcctcatttccACCATGACCACCATCACCCTCAACACAGCCAGCTAGAGAGGAAGTGTAGAGCCTCCTGAGGTCTGAAAGAAAGGTGTGCTCTTATCTTTCTTTTGGTCTCCATCGTCTGCCCCAGTGTTGCTGCCCACCATTGCTTCGGACAGGAAGGCCCTCCTCCCACCAAGACCTGGCCTTCCTGGAAGTCACACACTGAACCAGAAAGTggtgaagacaccttatgtggcaGAAGAATTAGTGGGAAAAGTGGGCCTGGGCACAGGGAGGAAGGTGGTCCTTACAGCAAGGAGGCACATCACAGTATTCCCACGTCAGCTTGCGGTCCTTCAGCACATGGCACCAGGGCTTGGCATCTCCATCCGGATTCCTGGGTAGTAAAGTCACAGTGTCCATCACAGGTCACAGGTCATGTAAAAGTGGAAGGAGGCTCAGCAGGCCACAGCAGAACTGTCTCgccttggtgggggtgggggagtgggggagggatcACAAACCCTGCTTGATTCTAGCAGGGCCCCACTATTGAGGAAAAGACTACCAGAAACAGTGTTCTTGTTACCCAGCAATGTTGGGAGGAGCTGGGAGCTGGGCTGTGAAGAATCTTTCATACCCTAATGGAAGGGCCATATGAGAACAGAACAGAGGAGTAAATAAATGGTTATGGACACATATTCTGAACCCGGGGTTATGTTTGCAAAACGGACATGGCTTACTTCTCAGAAAGTGAATAGGTTGGATCAGATAATGTCCGGGGTTCCTGTATACCCGCCGGATCTTTCATGTGTTGCTCAGCACTGAATCCTAACCCCACACCCAGGACTCCCTGCGATCCCGTGCCACGTACCGGCAGTAGTTAtgtctgcccaggcccagagcctGGGCATTGGTCCTCCATGCTGTGTAACTCTTGCCCATCAGGATCATGGAGTTCCATGGGAGGCAGGAGGCACCGGTGGTGGTGAAGCTGAGGGTACCACGGTAAGCCAACCCTTTCTCAACGTAGCAGTCCTCACCTTTTTCTGGaacaaaatagatttcaaactgAAGTCAAAACTAGTGAGTGGTGAAACAGGCAAGGTGGGGATGACTAGGGAGCTCTgagctcttcttttctttctcacctCTTGGCTGTGAGGTAAACAATTTTGCCCCACAGCGACATGCCACCACAGACCCAAAGCAACGGAGCCATGTGATCATGGTCTGAAACTGCTAGGACTgtgataaaaataaacctttctccttTATAAGTTGATGATCCGAGGTGTTTGATATATGACACAAAACCATCAGCTCATACCCACGTCGGCTTCCCGACCTGGCGCATAGGCAGATTCCACAGGTCCatccaggcaggcaggaaggggcTTCTCCACCAGTGGGGAAGGTTCCTGGAGCTGCTCTGAACATCATTAGGGGTTTCCTTGATGCCGAGCCACCAGATTGCTTCAGTGGAGGCACACTGGCATCCCACCTTGCTCTGCCATTCTCTAGAGAACTTGGCTTAAAGGCGAGAGTGCGAGCCTTAAAGGGCTGCCCACTTCTGTTTGCCCCGTCCTGCACTCTCCTCTCCTTGTGTGAAACGTACAAAGCCTGGTGCTGTGTGTGAGTGCCATAGTTAGAAGGGATCTGTCTGCTTATCTCCATCCCGGAATGCCAGTGTTGGGGTGAGGAGGGCGCTCTACAACCATCAGGAAGGCATCCCCGGTCACAGGTTACCAGCCTTGTCTGCAGGTCCACAGACTCAACGCACATCACTCTTTGGCGAGTGTGTTTAGAACATTAAAGAAATCGTATTATCATTGTGAGAAACATGACTTGTGAAAGCACCACTGAGTTAATAGTGCTTTTCATAACTTGTACTCTAAAAatacttctatttctttattttgtttgcaagtagagagaatgagagagagaaaatgggcatgctagggcttcttgccactgtaagtaaactccagatgcatgcaccactttgtgcatcaggctttatgtgggtactggagaatggaacccaggtggtcaggctttgcaagcaagcacctttaaccactgagccagctcataatgtgtattttttaatgtgggaAGTTATCTCCCATTATGGGGCCGGGGAGCAGGCATCACAGCATATTAATTCAAAAGGGTAGACTCTATTGATCTTCACAAAGGCCCAGAAACCATAAATCTGGTCCCATTCTCTGCTTCATAGATGAGGAGACTGACAGAGGGTAAAGTGATGGGCTCAAGGTAGAGACAAGTTCTAGAAGTCAGGCCTGGCTGAAGACTTAAGCTTTCAATGTTCTTCTCTCTGCGGCTCACGTCcagcctgcttctttctctccctgggcACAGAAGTTTCTCCTCTAGAGGCACGGTAAGGTAGCAGGGGTGAGGCTGTCACTTACCTTTGGGGCAGGCTGGCAGGCTGCAGAACTCCGAGGTATACTTCCCCGCCTTAAAGACATAGCACCAGGGCTTCGAGTCTCGATCAGGGTTTCTGAAAAATCAGGGAGGGTTGAATGGGAAGCCTCCTCCCTTGGCCTCAGAAGCTAAGCACCTTCTTTCAGAGGCAGGGTTAGTCCATCTTAGACAGAACATGGGAAAGCTGAGTCATGTTAGGCAGAAATATGGCTTGGTCATCATTTCTTGGCCTTTTGGTTAAGATCAAGTGTAGAAATATGGCTTAGTTATGGCCTTTATTTGGAGATTAAGTATGGTTTAAGGAAATGTATAAGGGTGCCAGGTTGAGAAGGGTGTGCCATAACAGTCTTTGTGGCAACATCCTAGAGTATACAGTCTCTAGGCACGTAATCAAACACTGCTATGAAGGTGTTTCACACCTGTGGTTAACATCTTCCATCAGTTGGCTTTAAGTAGATTATCCCAGGAAGGGAACACACACCATGTCTAGTTGCTTGAAGGCCCAAGAGCCAGAACTGAGAAGGGATTCAGCCTCAAGGCCACAATGGCAACTCCTGGGTgagtttccagctttctgtcttgcCTTACAACTGCGGGCTCTGGAGTCCCCATGGAGGACTGGTTCCTCCAATCAGCCTCTTACCTGTCACCCATCCACCATCTCTCCACCTCGGTGTGTATCTGTCTGTAATCATCTACATGTccatctatgtatgtgtgtgtgtatggatattCCATCTTTGCATCTAGCTGCGCATGTATTTATATAACATACCTATCGTCTATGTACCGGTCCATGCCCTCATGTACGTAGCTATCTAGGCACCTACCcacctatgtatgtatatatgtaggcaTCTAATGTTCATCTAGCCATCTATGTCTAAATGTATGTGTCTATCATTGATGCATCAtgaatatgtgtatgcatgcatgtacatacatagcCGCCTGCCTGTCCACCTGGTACCAGCTGTTTCCCTGGAATACTGACCAATAGGCCCAGGTCTTACCCAGGTTTCAAGCACCTTCTCAGAGGCACTGGAGTATAGGAGACACCTCTCACCTGCAGTAGTTGTGATTCCCGAGGCCCAGCTTGGTAGCATCTGGCCTCCGCCCGTTATAAGGCTTCAGGGCCAGCACGCTGCTGTTCCAGTTGATACACTCAGCCCCACTTTCCGCTGTGCTCCACGTGCCCCTGTAGGTGATGCCCTGTTCCTTGAAGCACGTGACACCAGTATCTGATTGACAGTAGGACATGTGACCCCTTACATGTGAGCCTCCCTTTGTTCAAAGGGTTCTCACGTGGACTTCTGCCTCACCTCGTCCCAATTAGGCTGGCTGGCTCCTAAAGCCGCAAGAGCCCAAGTGAGCTGGGTGTTCAGGATCACCTAGTGGACTGTGGCCAGGCCACACCCTACATGGCCACTAATGGCTCTGCAGCCGGGGCCCACCCTCCTTCGTGCCAGGCCCCATCCCACCCTCCAGCATGCACCTTTTCTTTTCTGGTCCATCTTAGAGGTGGGACTTGAGTGTCTCTCATACCCACCTACCAAGGCACTTACCTATGTCACAGCGTTTCCCAACAAATCCATCAGGGCACTGGCAGACAAAGTCTGAGAAATACAGAGCCTGCCAACACGTCCCTCCGTTGAAACACCTCGGTTCGCTGCAGCCTGTCAAGTACAAACAAGAAAGCCATTTAACTACCTTTGAACCTGTTCCAAGGTTAGAGGAATTAAAATTTTAAGGGTGGTCGGCATGGCAGCCTCTGTTCGTGAAATTGAAACCTCACAGCCAACCAAGAAGCGTACACACAACCCCCCGTGTCACGTGCAAGGAGACCGAGTCTGCCCAAGGGAAGGCATTTTTGCCAGGCTCCCCCTCAGTTCTGAAGAGTGCTTTCACACCTGCCTGGGTAGATCGTGCCTGAAAAGCCTTCTGCTGAAGATCTGAACATGGTAGGAACCATAAAGGGAGGGTGTGGGTCATGAGCCCCAGACTCAGGTGTGAGGCCTCATGGTGAGGTCAGTACGTACCCTTGACGGGCACCGAGTGGCACTGCGCCCGGCCGCTGTTGCACCAGCAGTATTCCACCCGGCGGCTTCGGAGCACGGGGCGCAGCCATGACTCATGCTGCTGAAAAGTCATCTGCGTTTGCTCATCTCTGCAGGTTGCTGCAACACAAGGCAGGCTGCTTCTCAGAATGAGAGTCCAGAGGAGAGGAAAGACCACCCTGGGACCTGCTGAGGAAAACCTCTCATCTCTGCAGGCTGCTGCAACACAAGGCGGGCCTTCGCCTCAGGATGGGATTCCAGAGAGGAGAgaccccccgccccgcccccgggaGCTGCTGAACAAAACCCCTCCCTTGTTTTCAACCAAGCCAACCCTCCGCACCCAAAGGTTCAACCCAGGTCAGAACTACATTGTAAGGAGGCCTACAATGATCGTGTATGTACTGAACACGTATAgggtttttcttgtcattattccttaCAAAATCCAGTATAATGGCTAGTTATTTTTGTATCAGGCATTAGAGCATTACATTATACTAGGTGCTACTGACGATCCAGACGTGATTTAAAGTATACAGGGAGATGTGCATAAGTTTTGTGCAAGTACTGTGTCACTTTACATAAAAGCTTTGAGAATTAGTGGATTTTGGCATCCCAGGGAGGCCCTAGAACCAATTCCCCATGG is a window from the Jaculus jaculus isolate mJacJac1 chromosome 12, mJacJac1.mat.Y.cur, whole genome shotgun sequence genome containing:
- the Plat gene encoding tissue-type plasminogen activator, with translation MKSELLWVLLLCGTVLTVPNQEMYSRFRRGARSYRATCRDEQTQMTFQQHESWLRPVLRSRRVEYCWCNSGRAQCHSVPVKGCSEPRCFNGGTCWQALYFSDFVCQCPDGFVGKRCDIDTGVTCFKEQGITYRGTWSTAESGAECINWNSSVLALKPYNGRRPDATKLGLGNHNYCRNPDRDSKPWCYVFKAGKYTSEFCSLPACPKEKGEDCYVEKGLAYRGTLSFTTTGASCLPWNSMILMGKSYTAWRTNAQALGLGRHNYCRNPDGDAKPWCHVLKDRKLTWEYCDVPPCSTCGLRQYKQPQFRIKGGLFTDITSHPWQAAIFVKNRRSPGDRFLCGGVLISSCWVLSAAHCFLERFPNQHLKVVLGRTYRVVPGEEEQKFEVERYIVHKEFDDDTYNNDIALLQLKSDSAQCAPESSSIRPACLPDASLQLPDWTECQLSGYGKHEAASPFFSERLKEAHVRLYPSSRCTSQHLSNKTVTNNMLCAGDTRSGGDQDLHDACQGDSGGPLVCERNGRMILVGIISWGLGCGQKDVPGIYTKVTNYLDWIQDNVQQ